The following proteins are co-located in the Tenrec ecaudatus isolate mTenEca1 chromosome 11, mTenEca1.hap1, whole genome shotgun sequence genome:
- the LOC142461407 gene encoding cyclin-I isoform X1: MKFPGPLENQRLSFLLEKAISREAQMWKVNVPKMPTSQNVSPSQRDEVIQWLAKLKYQFNLYPETFALASSLLDRFLATVKAHPKYLSCIAISCFFLAAKTVEEDERIPVLKVLARDSFCGCSSSEILRMERIILDKLNWDLHTATPLDFLHIFHAIAVSTRPQLLFSFPKLSPSQHLAFLTKQLLHCMACNQLLQFKGSMLALAMVSLEMEKLIPDWLPLTIELLQKAQMDSSQLIHCWELVAHHLSTLQSSLPLNSVYVYRPLKHTLVTCDKGVFRLQSSSVPGPDFSKDNSKPEVPVRGTAAFYHHLPAASGCKHTSAKRKVEEMEVDDFYDGIKRLYNEDNASENVGSVCSTDLSRQEGHDSPCPPLQPVSVM; encoded by the coding sequence ATGAAGTTTCCAGGACCTTTGGAAAACCAGAGATTGTCTTTCCTATTGGAAAAGGCAATCTCGAGGGAAGCCCAGATGTGGAAAGTGAATGTCCCCAAAATGCCTACAAGTCAGAATGTTTCTCCATCCCAAAGAGATGAAGTGATCCAGTGGCTGGCCAAGCTCAAGTACCAATTCAACCTCTATCCAGAAACATTTGCTCTGGCTAGCAGTCTATTGGACAGGTTTTTAGCAACTGTAAAGGCCCACCCAAAATATTTGAGTTGTATTGCAATCAGCTGTTTTTTCTTAGCTGCCAAGACTGTTGAGGAAGACGAGAGAATTCCAGTTCTGAAAGTTTTGGCAAGAGACAGTTTCTGTGGATGTTCTTcatctgaaattctgagaatggaGAGAATTATTCTGGATAAATTGAATTGGGATCTTCACACAGCCACACCATTGGATTTTCTCCACATTTTCCATGCCATTGCAGTGTCCACAAGGCCTCAGTTACTCTTCAGTTTTCCCAAACTGAGCCCATCTCAACATTTGGCATTCCTTACCAAGCAACTCCTCCACTGTATGGCCTGCAACCAACTTCTGCAATTCAAAGGATCCATGCTTGCTCTGGCCATGGTTAGTTTGGAGATGGAGAAACTCATTCCTGATTGGCTTCCTCTCACAATTGAACTGCTTCAGAAAGCACAGATGGATAGCTCCCAGTTGATCCACTGTTGGGAGCTGGTGGCACATCACCTTTCTACTCTGCAGTCTTCCCTGCCTCTGAATTCCGTTTATGTCTACCGTCCCCTCAAGCACACCCTGGTAACCTGTGACAAAGGAGTGTTTAGATTACAGTCCTCCTCTGTCCCAGGCCCAGATTTCTCCAAGGACAACAGCAAACCAGAAGTGCCAGTCAGAGGCACAGCGGCCTTCTACCATCATCTCCCAGCTGCCAGTGGGTGCAAGCACACCTCGGCTAAACGCAAAGTAGAGGAAATGGAAGTGGATGACTTCTATGATGGGATTAAACGGCTCTATAATGAAGATAATGCTTCAGAAAATGTGGGTTCTGTGTGTAGCACTGATTTATCAAGGCAAGAGGGGCATGATTCCCCTTGTCCACCTTTACAGCCTGTTTCTGTCATGTAG
- the LOC142461407 gene encoding cyclin-I isoform X2 translates to MTPRHHWEAYSAAWEEEEEEEEEDKNVSPSQRDEVIQWLAKLKYQFNLYPETFALASSLLDRFLATVKAHPKYLSCIAISCFFLAAKTVEEDERIPVLKVLARDSFCGCSSSEILRMERIILDKLNWDLHTATPLDFLHIFHAIAVSTRPQLLFSFPKLSPSQHLAFLTKQLLHCMACNQLLQFKGSMLALAMVSLEMEKLIPDWLPLTIELLQKAQMDSSQLIHCWELVAHHLSTLQSSLPLNSVYVYRPLKHTLVTCDKGVFRLQSSSVPGPDFSKDNSKPEVPVRGTAAFYHHLPAASGCKHTSAKRKVEEMEVDDFYDGIKRLYNEDNASENVGSVCSTDLSRQEGHDSPCPPLQPVSVM, encoded by the exons ATGACCCCGCGTCACCACTGGGAGGCCTACAGCGCtgcctgggaggaggaggaggaggaggaagaggaggataag AATGTTTCTCCATCCCAAAGAGATGAAGTGATCCAGTGGCTGGCCAAGCTCAAGTACCAATTCAACCTCTATCCAGAAACATTTGCTCTGGCTAGCAGTCTATTGGACAGGTTTTTAGCAACTGTAAAGGCCCACCCAAAATATTTGAGTTGTATTGCAATCAGCTGTTTTTTCTTAGCTGCCAAGACTGTTGAGGAAGACGAGAGAATTCCAGTTCTGAAAGTTTTGGCAAGAGACAGTTTCTGTGGATGTTCTTcatctgaaattctgagaatggaGAGAATTATTCTGGATAAATTGAATTGGGATCTTCACACAGCCACACCATTGGATTTTCTCCACATTTTCCATGCCATTGCAGTGTCCACAAGGCCTCAGTTACTCTTCAGTTTTCCCAAACTGAGCCCATCTCAACATTTGGCATTCCTTACCAAGCAACTCCTCCACTGTATGGCCTGCAACCAACTTCTGCAATTCAAAGGATCCATGCTTGCTCTGGCCATGGTTAGTTTGGAGATGGAGAAACTCATTCCTGATTGGCTTCCTCTCACAATTGAACTGCTTCAGAAAGCACAGATGGATAGCTCCCAGTTGATCCACTGTTGGGAGCTGGTGGCACATCACCTTTCTACTCTGCAGTCTTCCCTGCCTCTGAATTCCGTTTATGTCTACCGTCCCCTCAAGCACACCCTGGTAACCTGTGACAAAGGAGTGTTTAGATTACAGTCCTCCTCTGTCCCAGGCCCAGATTTCTCCAAGGACAACAGCAAACCAGAAGTGCCAGTCAGAGGCACAGCGGCCTTCTACCATCATCTCCCAGCTGCCAGTGGGTGCAAGCACACCTCGGCTAAACGCAAAGTAGAGGAAATGGAAGTGGATGACTTCTATGATGGGATTAAACGGCTCTATAATGAAGATAATGCTTCAGAAAATGTGGGTTCTGTGTGTAGCACTGATTTATCAAGGCAAGAGGGGCATGATTCCCCTTGTCCACCTTTACAGCCTGTTTCTGTCATGTAG